ACACTGAAAGCCATCATTTTCTCAACGATAGGAGCTCGAGGCATGTTCATAAATAGAGAATTGCTGAAAAAAGCAATGCGCCTTCTAGCCTCAATGTTCTTCGGGACGTTATGTATGTAATCTCTGGAAGTTAAGATGGTATGCAGGCGCCTGAGTTGCCTATAGAAGAGTGCATCCTCGCCGGGAGGAAACACAACCGCCTTTTCAAATAACAACTCTGTCTGATTAGCTGGATTGATACTCGCCAATCCTTCTCGCCTTAACTGCTCCATGGATTTCTTCGCCTTTGGTAATTCGCGAACTGAAAGTTCATACAAGGCCTGCAATAAATTCACTGCTTTTTCTATATCTCTCTTTGGGTTCAACAACAGCTCGATAAGCGAAATCAACTTGCCATGAATTTTTTGAAGCAAAGACATCTTGTACTCAACTGTGAACTTTCCTCTCTGAATGCAACTATCTATCTCGTTGAAAAACCTTTCAACAATCAAATACTCTTCTGTGCCGTACTTAACAATCACAAACAAAAAATGCTTGACAGTATCATAGGCTTCAATCACAGCACACCGACGATACTCACTCTTGCATATCTTCAACCAAAGAGACAAGTCGGTTTCATCAGCCAGCTCAGTCGCCTGACTAAGCGCAAGCAACAATTCATTACAAATAAGAAAACAAGGCCACCGAATAACCCGAATGTTCCAACAATTCGGGGGAAGTTCCAAAAGCTCGAGTTCATAATCACTGATGAGATCTTCTTCCCTGAAAGCTATAACAATCTCATTCCAAATCAAAGCAAACCTGGTAGTTTCAACTTGACTCGATTCGATCTTCTTGAAAGCCTGACCAAGTCCATATCTCAGTTTCAATCTATGAATAGAATCACGGGCCTTCTTCAACAGTGACATGTCAGAAGTTAACAGCTGCTCCTCAGGCATAAGATTGAACTGCATAGCACTAGCAAAGAACTGAAACCTGAGCCTAAGCTGCCCGATATTTCGAATCTCACCCAAATGTGAGAACAACCCAATTGCTGCACCATAAATGGAAGAGAATATAGCATACCAAATTTGCAAATCCATCATATAAATCAATATAACAGGAAGCCATAACAACACAACAGCTATTTCATTAGTGCTACTGAAAAATTCATGCCAACGGTACTTTCCATCAAGATTCAAAAGAGCCTTTGTTGGAGAAATAAGAGGCTTGATTTGCAAGAAATAACTAAACGAGAATTTAGAagccaaaaccaaaacccagaaaacagTATACTTGATATTATCAAATAACCCTTCTCTCAATCCCCTACCGACGAAAATTCGTGTATAGAACCACCATGTCAACCAAGAAACAACTCTCCAATTCAACTCTTCCACAAAATTCCTAACCCAAGGAACAATGAAAAGAACCAATGCTAACAACTCAGGAGCAAGAAAAACAAGAACAGCTTCAAGAAAAGTAAAGATCCTCTGATCAGCACCATTAGACCATCTCCTATCAGAATTCTTCTGACTCCATATCCTAGCATATAAAACAGAGAACACGACAGTCCATGCCAAAGCAACCAAGCTTTTCAAAACCATCCTCAAACCGAGCCACTTCGTCTCCCTCGAAACCAAACTGTACTGAGTCCCAGCATCAAGCACAGACTGAAGTAACCTCAAAGCACCCCAAGTAATAAACACAGTAAGAAGCTCAACCTGAACATCTCTTTTCTCCAAACCCTGCCATGGAAATGTCTCACCATCCCAAGCAACAATCACAGCAGCTTGAAAaaacaaaatcaacaaaatcCACAACCTATCAAAACTCCTAAACAAATTCCAAAACGATCTTTGCTCAACAAACCCAGTCTTCCCAACTCTCCTACTCTTCGGAGTAGTCGAGAAGAAATTACTCCCCAAATCAATAGGCCATTTAAGCTTATTAAAACACCTCCGACTCCAAAAATACTCATTCACATCATCATAATTTCTCCAAGCAGAATGAGGAGCTTTACCATTTCTACTACTCTCAACCTCATCACTAATAGTTTTATAAATCGGCATAATCACACTCTTCAAAAAAGCACAATCACCGGAAAACGAAGGCAAAAATAACTGACCAGTATTAGGATCAGGTTTACCACTCAAAACACGATTAAGCTCCATAGCCATATGATGATAAATATAACAAATACATTCAGGAGCAAACCTCAGATTCCCAGCTTCACCCCAAACAAGAAGATAAAGAGCCACATAAAGCAACTCACGACTACAATCTCCACTTCCACCTCTACTACCGATCGAAACGTTAGACTTCCTTCCAACATAAGAACACCAAGAGCTATAATTCTGAAGCAACTTCTTCCGGTACTTCCTCAACACAGATTGCTCAAGCTGATCAGGAACAGCCGGCGGAGGTTGCAACCGCATTTGAGAGTTAGCCAAGTGAAGAACCAGATGCTCTCTCTGGTTCCGAACGCTGTCCTTTTGAAACCCAAAGAACAATCCAAGCCAGTCCATGAGGTCGTGGTTAGGATCGTAAGCCGCGTAAGGATGAAGAGGCAATCCTCCGGTGGATTTCAGAGCAGCTGCGGCGGCGCGTACCTCGGGGTACCTCATGGAAGGGTGGTCCATGAGTAGCAAGTCGTGGATAGGGATAATGTTGTAGACTTCTCTCATTGACGGCGGCACCGGCGGCGGTGGCGGCGCGTAGGAGTCTCGGCCTCCACCGCCAACGCGGTGGCGCGTGGGGGGCACGTAGTGTGTCATAGTGGAGACAGAGAGTGTTGTGGATTTTGTTTGGGTTTATTAAATATAGTTAAATTTGAAGTTTAATGTCCATTTTCAGTTACCATTGAATAGAGTGAAgaagtgtatttatatgagagagagaggattgtgttgtgttgtgttgtgtgtaACGTGAAAAGTGGGTCGTGTAGTGGGTTAAGACATTGGGCCACGTAACGTAACGTAACGTAACTTACCACAAAAAACGAATATTATGGTGaaaagtttttattattattattattattattattattattattattattattattattattattattattacagtaGAACCTCAATTCAATAATACACTTGTAaccaaataaattatattctaattaagaggttataactaaatagaattacactaaaaaaaattaaaaaaccaaaaaatatcaacttaacattaataacaataaataatcattaatactatatcataatataaatattttagaataaatataatattcatacatgtattataatttaaaataaaattattaattttacataaatatatttacaaaatacatgtacatattttattaagatgtaaatattcttatatatagGTATACTTTggtaatacgggacttaaaaaatgtataactaattacaatttagaggttattcttatttataactggccaaAATTgtgacttgatttttttataacaaattagagattattcttgaatagagtattcttaaatagaggttccactgtattattattattagggtaaATAATGGCATAAGTAGCCAAAGTTTTGAATTTGTAAGAGCCATAaatccaatgattttttttagcgtatgtttataaaactgtaattttcttccaGTTTCATTAGTACAgttattgtcttaaacaggACATATATAAGACCAAAATTCTAGATTATTCGGTCTGGACTAGAATATGTAGTATTTACttccaaatatttttttaataaatttaaaacgaaGTCTGTACTGAcgaaaatatagaaaaattacagttttacaaacattgggtacttatgccactaaaaaaaatcattaggtTTATGCCGGttacaaactcaaaactttaagtacttatgccgctatttacccttattattattattattattattattattattattattattattattattattattattattattattatttaagtaatgTAAATACGGATGGAGTTTTTTGACGCAATAAGAAATTAGTACTGAGTTTATAAAGTATGAGTAcgatcaaataaaaaaaaatatggggtTAAACACAATATTGCACAATATTATAAAATGGTACTATACAACATGAGAAGCATGAAAGATACGATACGTAAATACATACGAATAGACTAGTGTAGAAGCACAACCAATAAATCTAAAAAGTATGGTacaatatattaaaaaactttataatttataaataataataaaaaaatatgaaattattaattataaataaattaaaataataataaaacttaaatatatatatacataatttatttatttattttatttttgtcagaGCAACTCTTACATTTTCTATTTCAATCTAAAAAAACTCAAcatttcatatataaatatacatgtacttttttataaaaaaaaataatttatattttcttagaCTATCTTTTTATTTTAGGTTTGTGTACGATATACTAATAGGCTTgaatttatttgtaaattttctaaaatagtacaaataggataGGATTCTGAaatgattttttatcaaaataaattttgtgttatgacaaaactgtttacattttctatatctgttcgtgttaggaattgtctttaaattggttatattaaaaaaaattgtcgaAAATTATCGAAAATTgtctttaatataataataattaaaaagtgtcacttataatataataactttgtGTTTAAAACATTTAAAGATCTCATAAACATATAATGTAACTAAATAGACACAAAATCATTTAATGAGTCATTATTTGGCATTATTATCAAGCTTTTCACCTACAAAAACAAACTTTCATGTTTGTTCTTTGTCCATTGTTCTATCTCACTCGCACAGAGACGCGTGTTGTACACTGCACTCATGTGTTATTTGGTACAtagtttcatttatttattttgttttgttttgtagaATGGTTGGTAACAAATttatagtaaataaataaatagggaAAAGCCTTTCttattcatttttcaaaaattttatataaatataacaagTAAATTGTCATTTTTGATTAATGCTATTAATTAATTGAGCATTATTATTTGTTGTTaggaataatatttaataattttatatacagTGGTCTATAATTAtatagtaatattttttaaaaattatttttttaaattatataagactcgatatttttttgaattaagtgtttatatattacaatacaTAATTTGAAACTCGAACTCAAGACCTCAAATACACACGCACTCTCCTATCtcgatatttaattatactaataactACATGACACTAATAAAAATAGTAAGCATCAATAATACtttttaacaattatttaattaattaaattcaagttTCGAGTAAACGACGGCGTTTAGTATCTTTTGCTTTTCCATAAAGGCAGTTAAATACTTTATGAAAGACAATGATTTAAGATATTGAAAAGAATGAccaaatattcatatttattccataaagttattattattagtattctGTAAATTAATACTATGGATAATTATgaccaaaaattaaaaaaagagtgGGTCCTTTTCTGATGAACTTCTTTTCTTTGTTTAAATTTAAAGAAAcaaaaagaatataaataaaggcttattcttctttttcttagGTAGGAAAAAAGAGTTACCATTCTTCAAGATTCAAcatattcatttttatattatttttttttttttttttttgacgaaaGAGCTCCAGTAGAAGCTAACACACAGCTGGAACTAAAGCATTCCAACAGCATTCTTCATCTTGCCCCAATGCCCTTTGCGCCAGGTTGTGCGCTCTGCAGTTATGGGATCGCTTGACATGCCTGAGGTGGACATCAGGGAAGGCAGATAAAGAACAACGGATATCTTCGACAACATCTGCAAGTGCTGAAAAATCAGCTTTCGTGCTAAGGACTTTGTCAACTAGCAACTTTGAATCCGTCTCTATCACAGCTAATGGCATTTGTATATTGATACACCACTCTAAGCTAGCACGCAGAGACAAAGCCTCAGCTATTAGTGGCTGCAAATTCCCAGCCGCAGGTGCTGAAAGACCAGCAACCTCTTTACCTTGCCAATCAAGAAGCACGGCTCCAAAACCCATCTTACTCTGAGTCTGGTTGATTGCTGCATCTGTTTGAAAAAGGAACTGATTTTGTGGAACCACCTTTGGTGTCCTGTGTAAAGCCGGCAAATTCTGGACTCCACTATATCTGTTCTTCATAGCCATGGCTGCACTGTAATCTGAATTGTAAGAATCAATCCAGGCAATAGTATCATTAGGGGTTAGATCCAAGTTTGCAAATAGCTTCTTGTTTCTTGAGTATCATTAGAGAGTTGTAACCAAAAGAATTAACTGATCTTTATATTgatccaaaaagaaaaaaacatattcatttttatatcatttaaTAATTTGAGTCAATTCTACTAAATAATTTACGAttgtttaaatgaaaatataattacaaaatagtgtcaaaaaaattatgtattggTATATTTTAGTAGACTAAGAAATATTACTATTCTAATGGTGTTCTAAAATATAGATTAAATTTAGCAGATGCTAAAAATTGTgtcaaattatttattggacaatatattttgttaaatgaaaaaatgaacattatatttttcaaaatagtaaaaatataactttgagctaaattttcaataattttttcaatataacgaagacaatttctaacacgaacatatacagaaaatgtaactaATTTTTTCATAATATCTATAGATCTGATTAATATTAAGTTttgttttgacaaaaaaatcagtttagagttttatttgtactattttagaaaatatatgattcgTTTTGTTATTTAACATTCCAAATggtcaaattaataatttttacaatataCAGAATCTAAAATAGCATTTAtcctataattattattttctttttttacatCTCGTGTATTAGAACACAATTAACAATAGTAGGACAAATGTAGTACAAACTCATTTTTATGCTAAATTTAACATAAATTTTATATCTTCCATATTTTTTATAACATGCTATATTAGATTGTTACCTACccatatacttaaaataaagtaatattttaattaacatatttaacaaaatttaattagtaGTTATAattgaatttaatttaaaagcaaaatgaatattaattaatattttatataaaaaaatatcaagttataagttatttattagtttttatttaacttttaaattaattacaacACTTCAGTAATAATTTACtagttaaaattaatataacttTTATATTTGTGATGTAACTATTGAAATTtctttttgttaattaatattaaataacttagattttttagaaaatctaCACAATCTAAATCTGAACAACAAGTGTGTGAAAATTCAAATTTGCtttgattaatttaatataagataTGTGTACCATATTTTATAGGCCAAATTGgtaataaacaattaaatgtagactcatatatttaataaatataaatatttaatatatatattatatacataggtGTGTGGGGCATGGCATAGGACAAATCTCATATGGGCAAAGTAGTGAAAAGTGCTACAAAACAAAACATGAAGACTCCACTTCACTTCACtatcaattaatttaaataaataataaaaaaaatatattctaaaattaaataaaaaagaaatattattgATGCCTTTTGGAATTTTGTTTATAATTTGAGTTTGAGTACTTTTAAATTATCACACTATTATATATGTGAGCAAAAGGCAAAGGGAATCTTTGTTTGgattaaattacataattatttttttcttaaaataaaaaaaatgatgaaaagatatttacttttttatttttcaatgttGTTGGCACGTGTTTAAGAACATGGCCTTTGTGTCACGTAGCCCAATCTACTTAGTACAAACAACTATGatgtttttgtttggttttagaacttagtttttctttttctttttttttttcaataacaaTAAATTCATTGAACTaaataataaggaaaaaaaatgaaaaaaattatgtggAGATATTgacaatttaaataaataaataaataacttggcTATTACCTCTTGATTaaaaatttgttgttgatttttttcttaatttaagaTCAAGCTTACCAACCGCCATTTGGTTGGtctattagatatttaattatgtgAAGAAATTACAGATTTTATTCAATTATATTTGTAAATTGATAATTATGGATTATAATActtggagaaaaaaaaaatagggtaaAATCTATTTTGTTTAATGTCAAAATGAACATTGAAATTATTACTGAATTCTATAGTAAAGTGGTGGTGGATTTTATCTTTGTAAATTAAAGCTTAGCTATAAGTTTATACAcacttattttttagttttgagAACAATATACACACAACATACTTGTtgtaatatgtaataaaattcaaaataaaaaataaaagtgaagtTGAAATTTTTAGCATTTGGGGTTAGTTTTCATCTGGGTAAGGCTTATTTTAGGGTAGTTTTCATCTAGTGTAGCCTTATTTGAGGTTAGCTCTTAAACATTTGatttatgtgtaattttttccttttttggatATACATTACTCTATGACAAATGGAGTTGAAGAAAAGTTATAATAATGTGCTCTTCAAATATCTTTTATGTATGGCAATaagtgttatttatgtattcCACATGGTATGTCTATGTTCAAATAATTGGTTGGAAAATATTCCTTAAAAATTATGGCTTAAAATATGGACTTTGGGTCCAAAAAGTTTCCATTTTTATATAAACAAGATTAGATGAATAGATAcatcaaacccaaacccaatcaTAATTCTACAATAACATGAGAAAGAGTAgtataagtaattttttttagtagagTTTTTTCTAGGTACAAGAATTGGGTCTAATTAATTTTCACTAAattcattttttaataaaatcccTTATTTCCCTAATGCAAATATTTGGTTACCAATAATCCAAACATGAGCAATGTCCATCTTTAAAGTGATGAAACCTAAGTTTGTCCCTAACAATAATCTCTCTTTTGGTCAAAATTGAAATGTACTTTATACCTAAATGGCAATCCTCACACATTCTAAGGTTCTTCACAACCCTAATAATTGAAGAACCTTGGCCTCGGCCGGTTCTCAACAAGCCGAACGCAATCGCAAGCTTCTCGCTATGGTACCTAAGAGCaaactccctctcttcttcttctaactCATGTAAAACCGAGTTGGGTGCAGGGACATAACCGAGTTCCCTACACCGCGACATTAGGTCATCCAAATACTGATAAATTTCGGTTGTTTCATAATGGGACTTATCTCCCATACTAAACACATAGGTTTTATGATCAACTTCTATGGTACTAAATCCCACTTGCTTCTTCAACCTTCTTCGATTCATCATCTTCCTAACTATCTCAACTCGATCCATTCGACCAGCCAAGGCGTATATGTTAGACAACATTACATAATGCCCGGGATTATCTGGCTCAACAGCTAAAAGATGCTCAGCAACTTCTACTCCAAGAACAAAATTCTTATGCATCTTGCAAGCTCCAAGCATTGCAGTCCAAATCGCGGGGGCTGGCTCTACATAATCGAGCTCTTTAATAAACCGATAAGCTTCAGTTAAAAGTCCAGCTCGCCCCAACATATCAACCAAGCAAACATGGTGCTCAATTCCCGGAACCAAGCCATACTCTTTCCCCATACTTGCATACACCTTTCGCCCTTCTTCAACAAGCCCCGAGTGAGCACAGGCCGATAAAACTGCAACGAATGTGACACTATTCGGGTTTGGACACTCAGTTTTCATCTCAAGAAAGAGTTTCATAGCTTGATTACCATAACCATGAACTCCATGAGCTGAGATTATAGCTGTCCAAGCAATGACATTCCTTTCATTCATCGAATCGAAAACCTCTTGAGCTTTACTCACATTACCACACTTAGCATACATATTAATCAATGAAGTACCAAGAACAACATTCACATAAAAATCATTCTCAATAACATAATCATGAACCCAACAACCTAAACCAAGAGCTCCCAATTGAGAACAAGCAGAAAGAACACTCACAAATGTTGTTGAATCGGGTTTTGCAACAGCAAAACCCCTTTCTCTCATCAAATCAAAAACTTCAATAGCTTCTCTTGAAAACCCATTTTGCTCATAACTCGAAATCATAGCATTCCAAGCCACAACAGTTCTTTCAGACATTTCATCGAACACTTTCCGTGCAATACCCAAATCACCAGATTTCGCATAAAATGTGATGAGAGCAGTCCGTACAAAGGGATCAAATCCATACCCACAAACCAAAACATGTGAATGAACACGTTGACCAAGTCCCAAACTCGAAAGATCAGCACAAGACTTAATCacagaagtaaaagtgtaacTAGAAGGAAAGATTCCACATTGAATCATCCGATTGTAGAAAAAGATTGCGTCTTGAGAAAAACCCGAAAAGGAAGAAGCTTTGATTAGGGAATTGAAGAGGAATGAATCGGGGTTTGGGATTGAGTTGAAGAGACGGTGGGTGTAAGCGATTGAGCCGGCGGTACAAGCTAAAGTGAGTAGCTTTGTGAGGAGAGGGAGATTGTGGTGGCAGCCGGAGACGATGAAGTGGGCGTGGAGTTGTTGGAGTGGTCGAATGCGTGGACCGGCGAGGAGAAGAGCTTGGTGTTGTGGAGAGCGCGGAGGAGAGGAGAGGAGGAGTTGAGGTTCGTTCCGTTTCATTATCGTTAAGACTGAAATTTGAGAAGAAAATCTCCATTAAGGTACAGATGTCGAATTCATCTTAGCCGTCCACGTCGAAGACATAGAATGCTTTGGTTGATCTGAATCGttggatttatttaattaatatatatatgcctAACGGTCCATAATATTAAGGGAGTGAAGTTGTGATTTtccttattgtattttttatgtatGATAATTTGAATATAATGTGATTTGCAATTATATTGGAGTAATAATATGTCTACATATAAATCACTACAAATTTATGGTTAGTTTGCAAAAGTTTTCTTTTAGATGAAAACCTATAATTGGTTTAGAATCACTTTAGTCTTTAGCTATATCTTACCACTACTACTTCTGTGTTAATTGCATAATTTGTATCTCTTGGTTTTTTTTATGCTCTAATTAAACTAGATCAAGTTAAAATTACTCACATTAAACCATCCAACTTTCATTATAGAAATTccaacattaaaaataaatcttaATGTCATTttctattataatatattagttCAAGAATTGAAGTTTACAAATGGGAAAACAACTAAGCAACACTCACATGTCCTAAACATAAATTAGAGTGATTAAACTTAAAACTAAACAAAACCACCAAAGGTTAAAGGTCTAAATGATTTACATAttcatatttacataaacacttacaaaaaaaTCAACTAATCTAATCTGACTTAAATTACTTAATAACAATGGTTTGGACCAGGAAATAGCTGCCCTTGCTGTACAGACCATGGAGGCCTCTCATTGTGTGCCTACAAACATagtacaaacaaacaaaaaaattagccaattaaaatttttgttccCTGAACTTTCACATGTACCAAATCTAATCACGCTACTTAAACTTTTCTAGCcgttaaaaaaatttcttgaactattgagattgttggatttaaggaaatttgtccaatttcaTTCACTTTTACTAATTCTATAATTATCCATGTACTAAACATGctctccagactttgatatctactaaatcataCTTCTCGAATTTTGGCATGTACCAAATCAAGCTTCCTGAACTCTCATTCATGTTAGACTTTCGGAAAGATTTTTAAcggccttaaaagttcaggagacatgatttggtacatgttaaagttcaggagataaaaatcctaattagcctaataaaAACACAATCTTTTACTTCAATATCAACAATAAGCCCATAATTGCTATTAGCATCAAACAAAAGCCATACAATTCCTTCTAGTTCTCATACTGTTTTTCTATATATactaaaagaaaaatatcatcTTGAATCATCAACTCAACTCTTTAGTATTTCTTAGATTATTTGCTATGGctaattttgttaataatattttgaatgAATGAATTTCACTTACTCCAATCTCTGTTAGATGATGACATGAGCAACACTTTACTTTAGGTGCTCCATAAGGGTACATCAGCAGCACTGTACACCCTCCACATTTCACTTGTCCAACCTGATGAGCTGGATTGGATAAACACAAGAGATTCAGGGTCACGATCTcccttatatataatttttgtataaGTGTATATAGTATAtgatcatcaacaacaaaagaataaaGACACTGCAACTAAGCTATAAAAAGTAAGGTTACACATGTAATAGACTACTGATCATAATTCATAACACCACATTCCATTGCTTCTTCACAATTAGTATTGGTTGACTCCATCACTGGGCTTAGCTTAAGCTCCTCTATTGGTACATGACAACTGTAATAAATGgtttaagaagaagaaactagGATCCCCGCCTAATCCTACAATATTCGGGGACCAGAAAACTATGGCAATTATTATGTAGGTAACCAAGAGGGACTCAATCGTCGAACCTTTTACGAGCAAACCACATACCTGACCATTTGAGCTACCCCTCTTGGATGGTAAGTCTTTCTATTATTGTGTTTAGGACAAACTAATGATATAAAACTGGTAGTCTAATAGTAATACTGTGATTTGCTTCCACAAAATCTGAAATTCGAGTTCTTTCAAAGCCTAGTTTCGatagaaaaacaaataacaaattcagaATCTGATCTGATCTAATCCTTTTCCTTAAAATCTTTCCAACCAAACAACTTAACCCCACTCTAAGTTCATCCGAAAGTCGAAATCATTGTAATAGGTGTTAACAGATTGATACAATTTTCCATAAGAACACAATCATAAACAGCACATAATCAAAAAAAGCactaaatagagaagagaagaaaagtaAACCTTCTAAAACAAAGTTAACAGTCTGACAACATGAACAGAGAACCTGTTTAGCCCCTGGAGGATACTTAAGCAAAGTTCGGCAATGACCACAAACCATTTGAGCTATTTCTGCATTATTAGTATCATTATAAAGTTCAGTACTTTGTAACAgaaacacatacatacatactaTGTACAAACACATAATCTAATTACAATGTATCTTCATAGGTTTGTCAGATTTTCCCCATGAGATTTGTCAgatttcaacaagaaaattccTTAGCAAACAAGTCACTCAAACACAACAAAATCTCAATTCAAAAGAAtctcttttttctttccttACAAGCACAAACAATTTGAGCTATTATCCCATCAAAATG
This region of Cannabis sativa cultivar Pink pepper isolate KNU-18-1 chromosome 7, ASM2916894v1, whole genome shotgun sequence genomic DNA includes:
- the LOC115697876 gene encoding callose synthase 11; amino-acid sequence: MTHYVPPTRHRVGGGGRDSYAPPPPPVPPSMREVYNIIPIHDLLLMDHPSMRYPEVRAAAAALKSTGGLPLHPYAAYDPNHDLMDWLGLFFGFQKDSVRNQREHLVLHLANSQMRLQPPPAVPDQLEQSVLRKYRKKLLQNYSSWCSYVGRKSNVSIGSRGGSGDCSRELLYVALYLLVWGEAGNLRFAPECICYIYHHMAMELNRVLSGKPDPNTGQLFLPSFSGDCAFLKSVIMPIYKTISDEVESSRNGKAPHSAWRNYDDVNEYFWSRRCFNKLKWPIDLGSNFFSTTPKSRRVGKTGFVEQRSFWNLFRSFDRLWILLILFFQAAVIVAWDGETFPWQGLEKRDVQVELLTVFITWGALRLLQSVLDAGTQYSLVSRETKWLGLRMVLKSLVALAWTVVFSVLYARIWSQKNSDRRWSNGADQRIFTFLEAVLVFLAPELLALVLFIVPWVRNFVEELNWRVVSWLTWWFYTRIFVGRGLREGLFDNIKYTVFWVLVLASKFSFSYFLQIKPLISPTKALLNLDGKYRWHEFFSSTNEIAVVLLWLPVILIYMMDLQIWYAIFSSIYGAAIGLFSHLGEIRNIGQLRLRFQFFASAMQFNLMPEEQLLTSDMSLLKKARDSIHRLKLRYGLGQAFKKIESSQVETTRFALIWNEIVIAFREEDLISDYELELLELPPNCWNIRVIRWPCFLICNELLLALSQATELADETDLSLWLKICKSEYRRCAVIEAYDTVKHFLFVIVKYGTEEYLIVERFFNEIDSCIQRGKFTVEYKMSLLQKIHGKLISLIELLLNPKRDIEKAVNLLQALYELSVRELPKAKKSMEQLRREGLASINPANQTELLFEKAVVFPPGEDALFYRQLRRLHTILTSRDYIHNVPKNIEARRRIAFFSNSLFMNMPRAPIVEKMMAFSVLTPYYDEDVIFKLDGLLKDNEDGISTLFYLQKIYEDEWTNFMERMRREGLEHDEQIWEEKGRDLRLWASYRGQTLSRTVRGMMYYYRALQMLAFLDNASEMDIREGSQQIASHGSAKRNRGFEGMQPVKQPTSRNLGRAGSGVGLLFKGHEYGCALMKFTYVVACQLYGQHKAKGDPRAEDILYLMKNNEALRIAYVDEFNFGREDAEYYSVLVKYDQQLGREVEIYRIRLPGPLKLGEGKPENQNHAIIFTRGDALQTIDMNQDNYFEEALKMRNLLEEFKVSYGLRKPTILGVRENIFTGSVSSLAWFMSAQETSFVTLGQRVLANPLKVRMHYGHPDVFDRFWFLPRGGISKASKVINISEDIFAGFNCTLRGGNVTHHEYIQVGKGRDVGLNQISMFEAKVASGNGEQVLSRDVYRLGHRLDFFRMLSFYYSTVGYYFNTMMVILTVYTFLWGRLYLALSGVEDEANKNTSNNEALGAILNQQFVIQLGIFTALPMIVENSLEHGFLPAIWDFLTMQFQLASLFYTFSMGTRTHFFGRTILHGGAKYRATGRGFVVQHKSFVENYRLYARSHFVKAIELGVILTVYASHSPMADNTFVYIIMSLSSWFLVVSWIMSPFVFNPSGFDWLKTVEDFEIFMNWLWFTGGVFTTSDHSWERWWYEEQDHLKTTGLWGKLLEILLDLRFFFFQYGVVYQLGISGGNTSIAVYLLSWIYMVVAVGIYMIIAYARDKYAVRDHMYYRLVQLLVILVLVLVVVLLLEFTPFKFIDIVTSLLAFVPTGWGIILIAQVLRPFLQSTVVWETVVSVARMYDLLFGVIVMMPMALLSWLPGFQAMQTRILFNEAFSRGLQISRILTGKKTN
- the LOC115697877 gene encoding pentatricopeptide repeat-containing protein At2g33760, with translation MKRNEPQLLLSSPPRSPQHQALLLAGPRIRPLQQLHAHFIVSGCHHNLPLLTKLLTLACTAGSIAYTHRLFNSIPNPDSFLFNSLIKASSFSGFSQDAIFFYNRMIQCGIFPSSYTFTSVIKSCADLSSLGLGQRVHSHVLVCGYGFDPFVRTALITFYAKSGDLGIARKVFDEMSERTVVAWNAMISSYEQNGFSREAIEVFDLMRERGFAVAKPDSTTFVSVLSACSQLGALGLGCWVHDYVIENDFYVNVVLGTSLINMYAKCGNVSKAQEVFDSMNERNVIAWTAIISAHGVHGYGNQAMKLFLEMKTECPNPNSVTFVAVLSACAHSGLVEEGRKVYASMGKEYGLVPGIEHHVCLVDMLGRAGLLTEAYRFIKELDYVEPAPAIWTAMLGACKMHKNFVLGVEVAEHLLAVEPDNPGHYVMLSNIYALAGRMDRVEIVRKMMNRRRLKKQVGFSTIEVDHKTYVFSMGDKSHYETTEIYQYLDDLMSRCRELGYVPAPNSVLHELEEEEREFALRYHSEKLAIAFGLLRTGRGQGSSIIRVVKNLRMCEDCHLGIKYISILTKREIIVRDKLRFHHFKDGHCSCLDYW